In Piscinibacter sp. HJYY11, one genomic interval encodes:
- a CDS encoding MFS transporter, with product MPRLLILLSLCNLVIGTGAFVVSGILEPLSRGLGVSVASAGQAMTVYALATAGLTPLALIATSRWSRRSAMCAGLLMFAGGSLVCALATHVLVLFAGRVLMGVGAMFTPLAAGITVALVEPEKRGRALSFIFLGMSLSHVIGVPLGAWLALRYGWPWPFVLVMGMALVAAATLALVLPRQLAAPTVSFAGLSSVLKNAAAWWILSLTALYFMAIFIVWSYIAPVLQALFPMSGDRLSATLMLFGVAGVVGTLLGGWANDRFGPRKTLMAQLVLMVVTMALVPLTQGHYAAMLATFMLWTVAGFGMMAPQQTRLAVLSPTQAPLLFSLNSSMVYVGTALGAAVGGAASSVVGMQHLAWLSVPLGLLGMATVWISARPASQQAHTAPA from the coding sequence ATGCCGCGCCTTCTGATCCTGCTCAGCCTGTGCAACCTCGTCATCGGCACGGGCGCCTTCGTCGTGAGCGGCATCCTCGAGCCGCTCTCGCGCGGGCTCGGCGTGAGCGTGGCTTCGGCCGGGCAGGCGATGACGGTCTACGCGCTCGCCACCGCGGGGCTCACGCCGCTGGCGCTGATCGCCACGTCGCGCTGGTCGCGGCGTTCCGCGATGTGCGCAGGCTTGCTGATGTTTGCCGGCGGCAGCCTGGTGTGTGCGCTGGCGACGCACGTTCTCGTCCTTTTCGCAGGCCGTGTGCTGATGGGCGTGGGCGCGATGTTCACGCCGCTCGCGGCGGGCATCACCGTCGCACTCGTCGAGCCGGAGAAGCGCGGCCGTGCGCTGTCGTTCATCTTCCTCGGCATGAGCTTGAGCCACGTGATCGGCGTGCCGCTCGGCGCGTGGCTCGCGTTGCGCTACGGCTGGCCTTGGCCCTTCGTGCTGGTGATGGGCATGGCGCTCGTGGCGGCCGCGACGCTCGCGCTCGTGCTGCCGAGGCAGCTGGCGGCGCCGACGGTGAGTTTCGCCGGGCTGTCGAGCGTGCTGAAGAACGCCGCTGCGTGGTGGATCCTCTCGCTCACCGCGCTCTACTTCATGGCGATCTTCATCGTGTGGTCGTACATCGCGCCGGTGCTGCAGGCGCTCTTCCCCATGTCGGGCGATCGCCTCTCAGCCACGCTCATGCTCTTCGGCGTGGCCGGCGTGGTGGGCACGCTGCTCGGCGGCTGGGCCAACGACCGCTTCGGCCCGCGCAAGACGCTGATGGCGCAGCTCGTGCTGATGGTCGTCACGATGGCGCTGGTGCCGCTCACGCAGGGCCACTACGCCGCGATGCTCGCGACCTTCATGCTGTGGACGGTCGCCGGCTTCGGGATGATGGCCCCGCAACAGACACGGCTTGCGGTGTTGTCACCGACGCAGGCGCCGCTGCTCTTCTCGCTCAACAGCTCGATGGTCTACGTGGGCACGGCGCTTGGCGCCGCGGTGGGCGGTGCGGCCTCGTCGGTGGTGGGCATGCAGCACCTCGCGTGGCTGAGCGTGCCGCTGGGCCTCCTGGGCATGGCCACGGTGTGGATCAGTGCACGGCCCGCGTCGCAGCAAGCCCACACGGCCCCGGCGTGA
- a CDS encoding NAD(P)H-binding protein, which translates to MPSSPDTARHALIAGATGLVGRELLPMLLASPRYAQVHALLRRPVPELAAAGKLQPHVVDFASLPPLPPVDDVFIALGTTIKVAGSQAAFRAVDFDAVVNTAVAARAAGATRLGVVSALGANASSGVFYNRVKGEMQEAVSALGYERVVIVQPSLLVGDRQALGQPVRAGEVWGARLLGWLPRSLRPIAADQVARALLREVARGEPGVHVLRSGQLY; encoded by the coding sequence ATGCCCAGTTCACCCGACACCGCCCGCCATGCGCTGATCGCCGGCGCCACCGGGCTGGTCGGGCGGGAGCTGCTGCCGATGCTGCTCGCCTCCCCGCGCTACGCGCAGGTGCACGCGCTGCTGCGCCGCCCGGTGCCCGAGCTCGCGGCCGCCGGCAAGCTGCAGCCGCACGTGGTCGACTTCGCGTCGCTGCCGCCGCTGCCACCGGTCGACGACGTGTTCATCGCGCTCGGCACCACCATCAAGGTCGCAGGTTCGCAGGCCGCATTCCGTGCGGTGGACTTCGATGCGGTGGTCAACACCGCCGTGGCCGCACGCGCGGCGGGTGCCACGCGGCTGGGCGTGGTGTCGGCGCTCGGTGCGAATGCCTCGTCCGGCGTCTTCTACAACCGCGTCAAGGGCGAGATGCAGGAAGCGGTGAGCGCCCTCGGCTACGAGCGCGTCGTCATCGTGCAGCCTTCCCTGCTGGTCGGCGACCGACAGGCACTCGGCCAGCCGGTGCGGGCCGGTGAGGTGTGGGGCGCGAGGCTCCTGGGCTGGCTGCCGCGCAGCTTGCGCCCGATCGCAGCCGATCAGGTCGCCCGGGCGCTGTTGCGCGAAGTGGCCCGGGGCGAGCCCGGCGTTCACGTGCTCCGATCGGGACAACTCTATTGA
- a CDS encoding DEAD/DEAH box helicase, with the protein MSFDSLGLAEPLLRAVHEQGYDTPTPIQAQAIPVVLQGGDLLGGAQTGTGKTAGFTLPMLHRLMQKPSVRDARGRLPIRALILTPTRELAAQVEESVRNYGKHTKLTSMVMFGGVGMQPQIDKLKKGVDILVATPGRLLDHAQQRTLDLSHIEIFVLDEADRMLDMGFIHDIKKVLALLPQQKQSLLFSATFSDEIKTLADRLLNKPALVEVARRNQTNDAIAQKVHPVGREMKKELLAHLIKENDWHQVLVFTRMKHGANRLVEFLLKQDISAMAIHGNKSQSARTKALADFKSGELQVLVATDIAARGIDIDQLPHVVNFELPNVPEDYVHRIGRTGRAGAQGEAVSLVCVDENIFLRDIEKLIKREIPKEIIPGFEPHPSERPEPIVLGRMTIGEGVKRGGGGGHRHGGGGGGSRGGNAGGGHGRPAQGRQEQKPAPRAPAPSHGQAQPRNAGASSHPPRPAPSGAGRAPTPKPQGPRPEPRREGSGRPQPRLTSPKR; encoded by the coding sequence ATGTCTTTTGATTCTCTCGGCCTGGCCGAGCCGCTGCTGCGTGCCGTTCACGAACAGGGCTACGACACTCCCACCCCCATCCAGGCGCAAGCCATTCCCGTCGTGCTGCAAGGCGGTGACCTGCTCGGCGGCGCACAGACCGGCACCGGCAAGACCGCCGGCTTCACGCTGCCGATGCTGCACCGCCTGATGCAAAAGCCCTCGGTGCGCGACGCGCGCGGCCGCCTGCCGATCCGCGCGCTGATCCTCACGCCCACCCGCGAGCTCGCGGCGCAGGTCGAGGAAAGCGTGCGCAACTACGGCAAGCACACCAAGCTCACCTCGATGGTGATGTTTGGCGGCGTCGGCATGCAGCCGCAGATCGACAAGCTCAAGAAGGGCGTCGACATCCTCGTCGCGACGCCGGGCCGCCTGCTCGACCACGCACAACAGCGCACGCTCGACCTCAGCCACATCGAGATCTTCGTGCTGGACGAGGCCGATCGCATGCTCGACATGGGCTTCATCCACGACATCAAGAAGGTGCTCGCCCTCCTGCCGCAGCAGAAGCAGAGCCTGCTCTTCTCGGCCACCTTCAGCGACGAGATCAAGACGCTCGCCGATCGCCTGCTCAACAAGCCGGCGCTGGTGGAAGTGGCCCGCCGCAACCAGACCAACGACGCCATCGCGCAGAAGGTGCACCCGGTCGGCCGCGAGATGAAGAAGGAGCTGCTCGCGCACCTGATCAAGGAAAACGATTGGCACCAGGTGCTGGTCTTCACCCGCATGAAGCACGGAGCCAATCGCCTCGTCGAATTCCTGCTGAAGCAGGACATCAGCGCGATGGCCATCCACGGCAACAAGAGCCAGAGCGCGCGCACCAAGGCGCTGGCCGACTTCAAGAGCGGCGAGCTGCAGGTGCTGGTGGCCACCGACATCGCCGCACGTGGCATCGACATCGACCAGCTGCCCCACGTCGTCAACTTCGAGCTGCCCAACGTGCCCGAGGACTACGTGCACCGCATCGGCCGCACCGGCCGCGCCGGTGCGCAGGGCGAGGCGGTGTCGCTGGTGTGCGTGGACGAGAACATCTTCCTGCGCGACATCGAGAAGCTCATCAAGCGCGAGATCCCGAAGGAAATCATCCCCGGCTTCGAGCCGCACCCGAGCGAAAGGCCCGAGCCCATCGTGCTCGGCCGCATGACGATCGGTGAAGGCGTCAAGCGTGGCGGTGGTGGCGGGCATCGCCATGGGGGCGGCGGTGGCGGATCGCGCGGCGGAAACGCCGGCGGTGGCCACGGCCGGCCGGCGCAAGGCCGCCAGGAGCAGAAGCCTGCGCCGCGGGCCCCGGCGCCATCGCACGGACAAGCGCAACCGCGCAATGCCGGCGCTTCGAGCCACCCGCCGCGGCCAGCACCCTCGGGGGCTGGCCGTGCGCCGACGCCCAAGCCGCAAGGCCCGCGGCCGGAGCCGCGCCGTGAAGGCTCGGGCCGGCCGCAACCCCGGCTGACCTCGCCCAAGCGCTAA
- a CDS encoding CaiB/BaiF CoA-transferase family protein encodes MLDAPLAGIRIVDLTRLLPGPLATQHLRELGAEVLKVEGPADQGQDDGARQLWRTEAERQQGEPGLMFRKLNAGKSLYRLDLRTPEGVAGLHALLQGADVLVEGFRPGVMDRLGLGWAALHARYPRLVMCAISGYGQHSPWAHRAGHDLNYVAMAGVLEQLATHEGEVITPNFQIGDLMGGTQAAVQGILAALLAVQRTGQGRFVDISMTHEVLRHHVLAGMTVTRTGRAPQQARDLLSGGAPCYGVYATADARHLAVGALELPFWQRLCQAVGHPDWASRHWSLGLAVGGPEAIALHGELMQVFKSQPLSHWVALFDGVDCCVTPVLRLDEALAHPLNASFRELFS; translated from the coding sequence GTGCTGGATGCCCCGCTCGCAGGCATCCGCATCGTCGACCTGACGCGCCTGCTGCCCGGGCCCTTGGCCACGCAGCACCTTCGCGAGCTCGGCGCCGAGGTCCTCAAGGTCGAAGGCCCCGCCGACCAAGGGCAGGACGACGGCGCACGCCAGCTCTGGCGCACCGAAGCCGAGCGCCAGCAAGGCGAGCCCGGGCTGATGTTCCGCAAGCTCAACGCCGGCAAGTCGCTGTACCGGCTCGACCTGCGCACGCCCGAGGGCGTGGCCGGCCTGCACGCGCTGCTGCAAGGGGCCGACGTGCTCGTCGAAGGGTTCCGCCCCGGCGTGATGGACCGCCTGGGCCTGGGCTGGGCGGCGCTGCATGCGCGCTACCCGCGCCTCGTGATGTGCGCCATCAGCGGTTATGGCCAGCACAGCCCCTGGGCCCACCGCGCGGGGCACGACCTCAACTACGTGGCGATGGCCGGCGTGCTGGAGCAACTGGCCACGCACGAAGGCGAGGTCATCACGCCCAACTTCCAGATCGGCGACCTGATGGGCGGCACGCAGGCGGCGGTGCAGGGCATCCTCGCGGCGCTGCTCGCGGTGCAGCGCACGGGGCAGGGCCGATTCGTCGACATCTCGATGACGCACGAGGTGCTGCGCCACCACGTGCTGGCCGGCATGACGGTCACGCGCACCGGCCGGGCGCCTCAACAGGCGCGGGACCTGCTGTCGGGCGGCGCGCCGTGCTACGGCGTCTACGCCACCGCCGATGCGCGCCACCTGGCCGTGGGCGCCCTGGAGCTGCCGTTCTGGCAGCGCCTGTGCCAGGCGGTGGGCCACCCCGACTGGGCCTCACGGCACTGGTCGCTGGGGCTGGCCGTGGGCGGGCCGGAGGCCATCGCCTTGCACGGCGAGCTGATGCAGGTGTTCAAGAGCCAGCCGCTTTCGCACTGGGTGGCGCTCTTCGACGGCGTGGACTGTTGCGTGACCCCCGTGCTGCGCCTGGACGAAGCCCTGGCCCACCCACTGAATGCATCTTTCAGGGAACTTTTTTCCTGA
- a CDS encoding 2OG-Fe(II) oxygenase, with product MSAQAVTPELRQWIIDQAKAGRPPDEVLKSMMASGWQEDVALGALEDTLTGFLKEHAKANNLPAPVPVPEPDLLGSPASIVVDGHEVQVLMAMRNPRVIVFGNLLSHEECDQLIALAKPRLARSETVVTNTGGSEVNTARTSDGMFFGRGEHALCSRIETRIAKLLNWPVENGEGLQILRYRPGAEYKPHYDYFDPAQPGTPTILKRGGQRVGTVVTYLNTPEGGGGTTFPDVHVEVAPIKGNAVFFSYDRPHPMTRTLHGGAPVLAGEKWVATKWMREGRFE from the coding sequence ATGAGTGCACAAGCCGTGACCCCTGAGCTGCGCCAATGGATCATCGACCAGGCCAAGGCCGGCCGTCCGCCCGATGAAGTCCTGAAATCGATGATGGCCAGCGGCTGGCAGGAAGACGTGGCGCTCGGCGCGCTCGAAGACACCCTGACCGGTTTCCTCAAGGAGCACGCCAAGGCCAACAACCTGCCCGCGCCGGTGCCGGTGCCCGAGCCCGACCTGCTGGGCTCGCCGGCGTCCATCGTGGTCGACGGTCACGAGGTCCAGGTCCTGATGGCAATGCGCAACCCGCGTGTCATCGTCTTCGGCAACCTGCTCTCGCACGAAGAGTGCGACCAGCTCATCGCCCTCGCCAAGCCCCGGCTCGCGCGCTCCGAGACGGTGGTCACCAACACCGGTGGCAGCGAGGTCAACACGGCGCGCACGAGCGATGGCATGTTCTTCGGCCGCGGCGAGCATGCGCTGTGTTCGCGCATCGAGACGCGCATCGCCAAGCTGCTCAACTGGCCGGTCGAGAACGGCGAAGGCCTGCAGATCCTGCGCTACCGCCCGGGCGCCGAATACAAGCCGCACTACGACTACTTCGACCCCGCCCAGCCCGGCACCCCCACCATCCTCAAGCGTGGCGGCCAGCGTGTGGGCACCGTCGTCACCTACCTCAACACGCCCGAGGGGGGCGGTGGCACCACCTTCCCGGATGTGCACGTGGAGGTCGCGCCGATCAAGGGCAACGCGGTCTTCTTCAGCTACGACCGCCCGCACCCCATGACGCGCACGCTGCACGGCGGCGCGCCGGTGCTGGCCGGCGAGAAGTGGGTCGCGACCAAATGGATGCGCGAAGGCCGCTTTGAGTGA